The sequence below is a genomic window from Wyeomyia smithii strain HCP4-BCI-WySm-NY-G18 chromosome 1, ASM2978416v1, whole genome shotgun sequence.
ggtcgaccatctgggtgaacctttcggtagaccaatgtggcggagcatagcaactgctgtagaacactccgttcaccttagcaactacgtacccttcttctgaggttgagacaacctcctgaaccgggaacttgctcgtcgtacatatggccgccaatctggacttatccgcaacccagttaccgtttccgggagggatgcggttgGGATCCGATATGaaggcgatgtccgacaacgactcagtggctgcttggtgtagcagctgctgagccgcgaagcaatggttcaggttcagttgcgtcacccttacgcccgtggtttcgcagccggcttaccggctgggcacctggggcctcccataaagtgtttggcgtcccgtttcccggaacataccatgcacttgggagactccccacagtcctttgctttatggcctgcacctccacatcgcctgcacagctgactcctatcgggccccttgcaggtccaggacttatgtccgccctcgaagcaccggaagcaaatgtctggttgctgtagtatgcccagaggacatacagaccagccgaccttcaacttgctctCTTtcgggccaggttagcgtccgccgacggtagtcggaaggtagctatctgggtccccgccggacctttgcgaaggcggattgactccttagccacctccaccccgcacttcgcttttagggcttgtgcaatgtcgcacccctcagtgatttcgtccaggtttttaagctggagagtcacttctgaggtgagtgcccgcacttgcacctccttccctaggaccttttcggctaccgttttgtagatagcccccttgttcttggcgtccttccggagctcaagtatcatctcgccagtgcgagatcggcggatactccgcacatccgcccccagatccttgagctgggtttccccccctcatcttcttcaagacttctgagtacttcgacccatccgttttgagtatgagggcatcacccctactccgcgcctttttgaccttttttggtcctctggccgctccgccatcatgtcgcgtcgcaccttcccgacgcttcctaccctctacggtagtccaagggttgcccgtagcctccacctgtgccttttccgcggtggaccttgaaccggttggcgtgtgttcccgtgggagttgcacgaccaatcgtttcttgatGTTcgcgggggccgtttcccccggggactgcctcgttcgcttagcgacctgccccgtggagcagaccgacgcgaacgagggggcgtctgtctgcacctctttagatgcagtcgccctcccgttcctggccgctttctcggctgccttcacccgagctacgagttcttcgtgctcctttttggcttcatcaatggtgttccgaagcaggaggaggctctgcttcaggtcgccagcgatgtttcgcctgttcgccgagaactcgattatggcatcgagttgttcagacagcgccgccactcttggccgcgtgtccatacacctttcgacggccttgactagcaggggaccgtctaccgagatgtctggtgtggacaccgacggattcgccgtttttccacctccagacttcgccgcatccgtctccgccttcttctgcggagaccactggatgccacctcgtgcgaagggatttggtaacccctccgcacccgtctctttttgttGTAGTTAAaggggtcccccttccagccgctatccttgtccatggtggagtagtcgcctatgtggtcccatggtggtctatgccgaagcagtgaggtcatggctagggtaagcagtcatagcgccttatgggcaactatgactccaccgaccggcgcaagtcaggaacaaccatatgatcctactcctgcctgattcccaccaggcaatagactcggaacgtactggaaggcctgccaggttttatgggacggagacccctgcaccgggtaccacctcgccatttcaagctgttgtcacacgactttactaagggagctcgatgcaggtgccagcccgaggatgcggtaccattccgaaatccttttgcgaggagtcgactgtccctgttccgacgctcaccacccctaggcgacctcccgctgctggtccgggactgttcggtactgtcagtggtcacacctgtattgtgcgccctcgacgatcgccacacgtcgacccgtggtggcatgcagctctgccaaaCACGGATCAGTGTAGGCTGGCAGATTTGAGGGATTGAGCCAAGATAGGAATTTTAGCGCatatatcatattttaagaTAGACCGTACTAGAGAGAAATATAGCGATCTGAGACAAAATAGAGCACGGAACTCGTCGGCTATCTTAAACATGAATCCGAGTTGTTGATTAGCTTTAGCGATTATCTCGTTGTAGTGCAGTTTGAAAGATAGCGCAGTATCCAAAATAACTTCTAGATCTCGAATTTGTGTCACTCTAGATAGAGGCTGACCCGACATAGTATAATCAAATAAGATTGGCTTCCTTGTCCGTTGGAAGGAGAACGCTTACAGAAAGAAGGTTTCTAGAACACCATAGACTGAAAATATTCACCagttgctgaagctcaacgCAGTCCGCATAATTTCTCACGACTTTAAAGAGTTAGACGTCATCGGCGTACAGTTTACGGCAACCATCCGGAAGTTACAAAGAAATATCATTGATTAATAACATGAAGTGTAGCGGTCCTAGGCTTCTACCTTGCGGGACTCCAGAGACATTCGATTCATCAAGTAGGAACCAAGCCATGGCACGAGAGCAGATGAAACTTCaagttttcaaagttttgctgaAAGTATCCTGTGTTTTCCAAGCTCAGCTAAAAGTATCCTGTGGTCTACCTAGAAGGACTTTGAAGGTCCTCTAGGAAACTATTCAATAAAGCGAAACCAACAGGTAATTGGGAACTGTATAGAACATCACTTACAAAATTCAACAAGGATATAAGAAAATCCAGAAGAAATAGTTGAAAGTTAATGTGTGAACGTATGGAAAACACATCCACTGCAGTCAGGTTGCAAAAAGCCCTGTCTAAAGGACATTCCAACGGTTTAGGTAGATTGAGCAAAACTGACGGTACTTACGCCATAGATTCTCAGGAAACACTGGAAATTATGATGGAAAACCACTTCCCAGGATCATATTCGGATGAAGTGCGACTTGTAATGAATCCCAGGAACTTGCCTGTTCTATATTCAGTAAATCGAAGgttgaatgggcaatagacTCTTTCTAACCATTCAAGTCTCCGGAAATGAATGGAGTACAGCCAATTATGCTCCAAAAGAGCAAGCAACTGTTTATTCCAATTATTGCGGAGATGTGTGAGGACTTGATACTCAATTACATTCCAGCTAGTTGGAGGCAAACTAGAGTTATTTTCATACCAAAAGTCGACAAACGGGATAGGACAATCCCGAAAGCGTTTAGGTCAATCAGTTTAACTTTcatctttttgaaaataatggaAAAACTAATCGATCATCATCATATTAAAACAGTTTATATGAAATCCAATCCATTACGCAAATTTCAATTTGCTTACAAAAACAGCGTATCAACCACTGACGCGCTACATATGGTAgtggaaaaaatcgaaaaatccatccatgccaagGAAACTTCCCCGgcagcttttcttgatattgaagaaGCATTGGATGATGCGTCTCACAACTTAATGGAAAGGGATGGCATAGACAGGAACACAATAAAGTGGATTCATGCCATGTTAATAGCTCGCGGAATAACGCCTAAACTCGGTGGCACGTCCCTAACAAGAAAAACTTCAAAAGGATGTACACAAGGAGGGATATTATCTTCCCTGTTATGGTCATTCATCGTAGACGATCTTCTTCGGAGCCTATTGGAAAAAGGCTTCGAAGTGATTGGTTTTGCAGACGAtgtagtaattttagttaggggGAAGCGCGGACGCAGTCTAATAGAATGCAAACTGCACTTAATCTCACAGCTCAATGGCGCAGGCGAGACGGGTTGAGTGTAAATCCATCCAAAACAACTATTGTTTCTTTTACTCGAAAAGGGAAATACATTATTCCTAATATGCGATTGGAAGGCACCGATATGAAGCTTTCCACTGAAGTCAAAAATTTGGGAATCATACTTGACCAGAAACTAAGCTGGAACACTCAAATCGAACAAACAATTACCAAGGCCACAAACGCCTTATGGGTATGCAGCAGAGCCATTGGAAAAAGCTGGGGTCTCACATCCAGCATGATATATTGGATATATAAGACAATAATCATACCCAGAATAACCTACGCTTCGTTAGTTTGGTGGCCCAAAACCACTGAAATATCCACTCAAGCTAAGCTAGGCAAAATCCGAAGATTGGCCTGTGCATCGATTTGTCGAGCTATGAGAAGCACTTCCACTTCTTCCACTTCATCAGGTGGTTCAACTGGAAGCGGATAAAAGTGCTCTAAGGCTAAATCGACAGTACAATCTAAAAGAAGGAGATCTAACAGGACACCTGAGAATACTGaaagatttccaaataaataatctaataaaaagtaaagagtattGGCTGGAAAGAAaaccaaatttcgaaattccCTACAGAATATCAGAGATAGAACGAGAAAGCTGGCAACAAGGTGGACCCATAATTCGGGACGGCTCACTTTGCTTCTACACAGACGGTTCTAAAATGAATTGTTCCGCGGGTGCGGGATTCACAGGACCagtaattattaaattttttcccatgggacactggccaacagtattcAAGGCGAAAATATACGCGATAATAGAATGTACGTGTCTGAAAAGTAATTATCGACACgcaaatattttcattttctgtgttagtcaggcagcacttaaagccctgaattcctctttctgccactctaaactagtgtggAAATACATCCTTTCGCTCCGTCAGTTAGCTATGAAAAACCAACTTGTACTGGGTTCTAGTAATTTGTACTTAATAAGGATTACATTCTAaaccagtggttcccaaccggtGGTCCTCGGCCAGCAAGGGGGTTGCGAGGCTCATCCAGGGGGGCCGCGAAGGTCTTGGCAAATTTGACTGGTAGACGGTAGTTGAAATTTCTTTCTAGATACCTCAGTGAAAGCGGATTTGCAACTCTTCTGCGTATTAGGACCAAGACATGAAACAAATTAGAGTTGCAGAATGATTTGAGACTGAAAAACGCAGCCTCGTAGGTACTGCAAACTTGTATCTGAAATTATTTAAGGGGGGTTGCGAAATTCTCTGTACTTCGCAGAGGGGGCCGCGGAGCTCTTTATGATTAGCAAAATATGCCGCGGAGCCAAAatggttgggaaccactgttcTAAAGCTTATTCAtcccattaaaaaaatattcaaattctaTCCATGTTAAATCCAAATCCATTAAAATGCCATGTTTAATCCTTTTGAATTCTAACATTTTATATAACCCAAATTGAATCAATACTCGAAACAAATTTAAATCAGAGTCAATTCAGTTCCATTCTTATTGACCACCAGTTTAGCTCTGGACTTCGTGCGAGATAGGCACCGGGACCGAGTGGAATCCCGAGCTTGGCCATTAGGACGGCCATAAAggtagcccccgggttgttcagggcggtcatgccgAAATGCTTAGActactgcctcttcccggatgaGTGGAAGCGACAGTGACTGGTTCTATTGCCGAAGgccgggaaaccaccaggtgacccatcggcatatagaccGATTTGTCTGCTAGACACAGGGGCCAAGGTGCTTGAGAAggtaatcctcaacagactcgTGAGATTCACCGAGAGTGAAACCGGTgtgtcaagcaaccagttcggcttccgcaaAGGGTAACaccacggtggatgctattctctccgtcaccaagacggccgaGATAGTACTCCAACGTAAAAGAAGAGGCATTCGcataacagtgttgagaagtcaccatttgtgattggacacacatactcattacttactaatatttatcataaatacttaagctactaacaaatcccccccttaaaaaataaAGAGGCATTCGCTATTGTGCGATCGTCACGCTAGACGTGAAAaacgcgttcaatagcgccagccgGGACTCTACAACCTGCGCGCTTCGGAGTCTCGGAGTGCCGGTgccactgtacaagattctggaaaaataatttcagaatcgagtactaGTCTACAACACACATGAGGGACAAATGGACGCATATTGggagtaccgcaaggttccatcttGGGTCCGGCatgccatgtatgacggtgtgctgaaactaaagctcccacCGGGAGCGGTGATTGTAGGCTTTGCAGACGATATAactctagaggtctacggcgagtcgatcagCGAGGTCGAGTTGAAAGCCGCGCTATCCATACTCATAGTTAAGGATTGgttgcactccaggaaactggagttaacGCATCATAAAACGGTGGTAAACAACCGCAAATCGGAACAGAAGGCGGCGATCAGTGCCGGtggatgcactatcgcctcgaagcgatccttgaagctcttgggggtgatggtcgatgacaagctcacgtttgggAGCCACATCGACTACGCCTGCAAGAAAGCTGCCACGACTATAGCGGCATTATCGCGCATGATGtctaatagctcagcggtatttaGCAGCAGACGTAAGCTGCTAGCTAGCGTGgcaacgtccatactcaggtatggcggTCCCGTGTGGTCGGAAGCGTTGGGTACTTCCAGTTACCGCGATAAACTGGAAAGCAcgtacaggctcatgtgcctgagggtcgcATGCGTGTATCGAACCGTGTCATACGAGGCAatatgcgtcctggctggcatgatgcctatcagcatcattGTCAAAGAGGACgaagagtgcttcgaccaacgtgacacgagAGGTATACGAACCGCCAGAAGGTCAACTTCGAtgaccaggtggcagcgggaatggtccaattctacCAAAGTTAGATGGACATACCGACTCATTCCGGATATAGCCGGATGGATCGAGAGGCGCCATGGGTAAGTTAACTTCctcctgacacagattctgtcaggccatggctgatTTACGCAGTATACCTGCACAAGTTTGGGCCTGCGGAGTCACCTGTGTTAAGAGAAACCATTTATATTAAGATCTTAGCGACAAGGGATTATGGAATACGTTACAGTTGAAATTGGCATGGCGAATTCAAATTTATACGAAACtgagtggaatgtgatacgatatagattgtggaacagtaccactgtcccccgtagtttaattggtcaaaacaccatgccggagacagggagattgcggatttaagtcccgtcgggatgcggtatatttttccaaatctgtattctatttccagttcgcttatgtttcactttccctactgcacacattgtctgcttaatgaacttgaatgttaacggataaaagccgttgttaaaaatagaaatttagttcggaaaaaaaacctaaaccattccaaaaaaatccaaatttaatccaaatccaatccaaattcaatttaaatccAATTTATATCTAACCTCGATCCAtcccaaattcaataaaaatcgtaTTGAAATTTTATGTAAATTTAATTCACAGCCATTTCTATTTGACTGAGATTTTGATTTCACTTCAATTTACTTTCAATTCTCATCCAACGCAAACCTTTTCTATGTGAACCCTATCTAATTTGTGATCAATTAAAGCTAATATATGGTCTGATTTTTTTCTGAGTGTAATAtacgtgttttttttctttgtttctaTTATATTTTAGTTCATCTtgagttttgttgaaaaaacgaagaaaaagaaTGATTGAAAGAAATTGGTTAGGTAATGTGGGGGTttacaataattttaaacatatatTAGCAGGTGTTTATCGCGCAGATTCAGTTTAAATGTTTTCGTGGTCACTAAATAGCTTTATACGTATGATGCAGAGCTAACAAGTATGTATTTTACCAGCGTCATTTtgatctttttaaaattgacgAACGCTAGTAAGTAGTTTTAGCGGCCGGAGGCTGTCAAATGAAATCAAAAAGGGGTAACACAAAATATCGAATATGGCAGTTTACGATCTAATTAAATGTAAAACGATCCTGGACATGGCAATGCACAATTTCAATAGTTTTACTCCTATGAAATTACAAACACTTGAACTCGAATTTCCGTGCTGAGCTTGTCTCAAATCAGCTCTAGGAGTAATTGTATTTTGTGAGCAAATAGCAATAAAATGAACGAGAACTATCGGCGGAAATAGTCCCGGATATTACTGTTGGAAACTTTAACTAACCACCGTGATTGTTTATGTACTTTttattcaataatatagtagACGAAATCGAACAATGAACATGTTTGCCATTTTTGATTCGTTCAACGAACAACAATTTTATTGGCAGAATTCCAAACTGTATTATAGCTTTTTCTAAGTTCTACGCTTTCTTATGTGATATCGTTGCTTCCCGAATGGGGATCTATTTCTCTCAGTATAATAAAACCATCCCAGCCGGCATATCATTAGGCTCTTCGCTTGTTCTCTGCAAACATATAACCAAAGCCATTCCAACACCGCTTCAGTTTCTGCTTCACAATGCAAGCAATTGTGGCCGTCCTTGGTTCCATCATCACCAGCACCAGTATCAACAACTAAGGAACGGCAGGATCTCGTTATACGTAGGTACCCACTTATTTGTCTCCTTGCCTTTTCTCGTGGGATTACGATGACTTATCTCTTCATTCATATTCGATTTCACCCCCAGCAAATCCTCCCTGGCGGATCTTCTAAAAATCAGACTCTGTATCGCGAAAGCCCTGTCGGGTGCACGCGTATCAGTAGCAAATATCCTAAAGACTTTAGAAACAGATTTTGTATAATGTTACCATTGGCTGGCCACTAGTAGAACGCATTCCGAATCTCAATCCCTGGCACAATTCTAATCATCGCCAGGCACCCATCCGGCCCGAGGGCAGAAAGCCAGACATCAAAAATCCATAAAGTGATAAGCAAATGGTTTTACACGACGATATCGACCCgacgaccgaccgaccgacacTGAGTCCTGCCGAccggaaaaaataaaatcttgtTGGAACGGGGAAGCCCTGCCGAATAAACCAGATTCTTCCATCTTGAACTTTCACTTTTCACAGGACACGCGCTACGCTACATAAAGTTTAAttaaagaaattgaaaattaatgaGCCGTTCGGTTTTTCACTCACCCCGGCACCGAGGTGGAAGGCTGGCACTGCGAAAAGGATTTCTCAGTCAGCAGCGAACGCTGCTACCGTGAGGAGGAAAAACTGGTCGGTAACAAATTTCGCCACTGCTCCGGATTCGGCTGTATCATCAGTTAGAAGTTTGGGAGATTGGttggtttggtttttctttCTGCTCTTTTATTTGT
It includes:
- the LOC129716720 gene encoding uncharacterized protein LOC129716720 → MVDDKLTFGSHIDYACKKAATTIAALSRMMSNSSAVFSSRRKLLASVATSILRYGGPVWSEALGTSSYRDKLESTYRLMCLRVACVYRTVSYEAICVLAGMMPISIIVKEDEECFDQRDTRGIRTARRSTSMTRWQREWSNSTKVRWTYRLIPDIAGWIERRHG